Below is a genomic region from Triticum dicoccoides isolate Atlit2015 ecotype Zavitan chromosome 5A, WEW_v2.0, whole genome shotgun sequence.
TAAATAGTTTTAATTTTTAAACAACGGTCATTTGGGGTTTTTTAAACAGCCGACCTCGCGTTTGGTAGTTTTTTGAGAAAAATTAAAAACCGATAGTTTTTTACAACCCTAACCTGTAAAgttgtagttttatgctatttactcctaTAAAACTCGCATGGCGTTTAGCTCCCACAGCATTCCAACGGCTATCCCCAATTCAAAAAACTGGCTACCGTGGAGCGGTGGAGGTACCGATCTGGTCGGTCGCTGGAGCGCGCCGGCTCGCCGCCAAGTACGTCGCCGGGCAGGAGGTCCGGGTGGTCGTCAAGTCCGTCGACTCGATCAAGCAGGTGCCGGAGATGATCCGGGCACTTCAGGCGCTGCGGGATGGTTGCTGCGTCATCGACTACGACGAGATCCTCTACCACCTCTCCGACATCAACACCATCTTCAGCAAGGACATCGTCGCCGCGGGCAAGATCGTCAAGGCCGCGCCCAACACCCGTGTCATCTCAAAGGCGCGCGTCCACGAGCTCCTGGGGGCCTACGACGGGCTGGTGGCCCTGCAAGTACCTGTGGATGGGGAATGCAAGCTCCAGTACCGCGCTCGTCGTCGTCACCGTGCACGCCGTCAGTTcggccttcttccccttcttcgctTCTTCGGGACGCCGCTCAAGCGCAACAACCGCAAGGGCAAGGGGCGCCGCGGCAAGGGGCGCAAGGGCAAGAAGGAGAACAAGAAGAAGGCGTTCGTCTCCGTCGTCCGCGGGCTCGCACAGCGCATGCGCTCCCTCGCGCTCAAGCTGTTCTACGCCCAGGAGTTCAACACCGCCCTCGCCAAGATCATGCGCTCCCTCCTCTTCGACATGACCCTCTTCCGCAACCGCCGGGCTCTGTTCGACCGCGTGAAGACCGGAAAGTAAGTGTGGGTGGAGGAAATCAAGATGATAGTAGATATCAGTGTGAAGGAATCGTAACTACTATAGCATACTATGTAGCTAGAAATTTCGCCAGGAGCACTGCTACCTTTGTTTCTTGTTCCCAGTTCAATCCAGAATTTCTGTAATCAGTCCCCGTACCCGTTATTAGCAGTATTCTATATTCTGGATGTCCGTATTTGCTATCAGTATTGCTACCTGTGTACCGAAGCTATATATTAATATATGAGGAATGTTGCTCTGCTGCAACCTGTTGGCAATGTGATGCTGTTTAGTACTGTATTCTCTTTTTGTCTGTGATTTGTTTTGATGATTTGATCATCTGAGTTGGTCTTGAGACGAATAATGCAACACAAATGCAATGTGGTTTGTCTGTAGTCCCTCAATCGATTGAGATTTGTCTATATTAGTCATTACTTAGCATTTGTGCTAGCGATAAATTGTTGTTGGCTCTCTCTGATGTAAATGATtttatatttgttcttgattgggtATGGTAATAGGTAATCGTTGGCTCTCTGATGTAAATGAAGTAAATAAATTTTGAACTAATGTGCTTGCGCTCATTTTACTGTACATTTCATATCTTCCAGTTGAATTGCTTTGCTCTAGTTTTTATATCTTTCGATGATCTTACCATTGCAAATTACTTTGATTGCCTATCTGGACCGAAGCTTCCATTCAACACAACGAGAAATAAGCTCCCTCTTCTGAAAGCCTTGAGTAGAGTGCTGGCAGAATTGAACAAAATAACTATAATTGCCACTATGTAGCAATGGATCCCTTCTCCATTCTTTGCCGCATTGTGCTTTTGCCTTTTCTGCCATGTTCAGGAACATCTCTTCTCTTTTTATTGTTTATTTGATGTTATGTTTTAACCCAGTATCAGTTGATGGAACCTTGAAACAGTCTTGGGACATGTTATTCCTGTGAATGGGAAGTCATCTATTTCCTGATGATGCACATTGTGTTCACTGCATATGTTTGCGCTATCTATGGAGTACCGGGTGATTATTAGCTACATGTTGTGTCAGATTTTGAAGTGATGAAATTTTATGTGGCTTTCTGAGGTTGTAAAAGCTGAAAAGCATTGTTCTATAACACACAAACAGTATTTTAGTACTTTCATAGAGTGTACGTGATTCTAAGTCGGTCCTTGATGGATTCTTTATGACTTAGCCTGCTAACTTGGGCCTAATGGTCCTTCTCTGGTAGCTACAAGCATTGACCAGGGGATCAATTATTGGGCCAGGAATCAGTTTTCACGCATTGATAGGAACCTAAGACTATTCCAGTTTAAAGTCCATGGAGCCTATTATTTTGAGTTGATTTGGTACTGGGAAAAGTATGGCGATGATTCTAAATTTAAGACTTGTTTCTCAAAACATTCACAGTTGCCGCCTACCAGCTTTCGCCTTGCCAGGCTTGAGAGCTGATGCTGCTAATTCCTTGGATGTCTGGGCATTGTTATTTTTCCTGGTCAACATTGTGTTTCTCAATGAGCTTCATCACTCTAAACATAGTATGTTCAATATGCTCCTGCATCACAAAGGCTTGTTTCTCTGAACATTCACAGTTGCCGCCTAAGAGCTTTCGCCCAGCCAGGCTTGAGACTAATGAtgtttgtgtgtttgttcatatttgTCCGGTGATGAAGAACATGTTAACAATACCATCTTTTGGGACTTATTGGTCGCTATGCGTCCATGCTACCATTCTGCAATTTCTGAAGCCAAATTGAACAGCTCCCGATCGTCGCAGTTTTTGCATCTTCTGGATACACAATCCTTGGATATCTCGTCCTTTTTGTTCTTGATACTGTTGTTTACCAAGTGTTAGTTCGTGTGTCTCCCATTCTCAAATGTTTTGTTTTGTCGGCACTTGCACAATCCTGGGTTCTTTCATACGAATTGGTCAATTCCACAATTCATGCTCTTGCTCTGTCTACCTAGTTTTGTATCAACAGTCTGAAGAGCACTTATtttgtttgttctttgttttcTTTATAGGAATCACTTGTATTCCACTTAAACCTGGTGCACCAACTCTGTGTCAACCAGAAGCGAAATGAAGTCTGTGGCTTCGTTTGTTCTTTGTTTTGGTGTGACTCAAATCATGTGACTTGTCCCTTGATGAGCCGATCCTTTCTCCGTGGCTCAATTCTCCAAAGGATGGGGAACTTGAGTTGCTTTGTCTACCGTAGATTCTAATTTTCTGTGGTCGGAATGCTCCTGTGTAATCGTTCTGAAGCTGAAATGCTATGTTTGCTTTGTTGATTATGTGTTCAAATATGATTTGTTCTATAGTACTATAGCTGATTGAAGTGCTTGCATCAACCCGTCTGTGTTAAATTCTTGTCTGCGTTCGGAGTGTGTAGGTTCACTGAAAAGGAACATAAAATGTTGTGCCTGAGTAGGACTGTCGCTGCATGGCGGTCGATGCTCCTAGTTCTGTATGGATGCTAAATTTGCCATTATAGTGAACACAAACTGATGCATTTCCTATCAAGTTTCCGTCTCAATGAGAAGAAAAGTATTTTGTGCATGCTCGTCCATGTAGAGGTTGTAAATCAACATGTCACTTGTGGTGCTAGCAACAAATTGTCCTACAGATACACATGCTTAATTCTGAATCCCGGTGATAAGTTTCGCAAGATTTATGTTGGCAGCAGAAGAATTGATGGTCGAGTGACATTAGTTTCTACAAGGAATGCAAGCTAAGTAGGTCACCGTTGTACGAACAAAATCATGAAAGAACAAGGTAGGCCTGACCTCTCTGGCAAGGGCACGAAAGTTCCTTGGATTTTATACAATCCGACAAATGATGTGCATTACACAGAACAGCCTGGACAGAACACAGCTCATGTACTTGTACAGCACCACTAGATTGTTTCGTTGACTCAAAGGTACATGAGGAAAAAATTAGTCAAATACTACTACAAAGAATGGTACGGTTGCACAGCTGCACAACTCATTTAATTTTATGGCAGCGGCTGCATAGCTTCTTAACATTTAACTTGGCTGTGGATGGAACTTTCTCCGCAACATATTTTTCAATAGCCCATAGCCCTTTGTGGGCGTGCATGATCATACTCCTGCCTATCGGGCGGCATTCACCAGAAGATCCCTTGACACAACATCCATCAGTGTCTTCCCGATTATCGTATACAGTGTCCAACATAAGGCACTCGAGTGAAGTTGCATTCTCAAGAATATGGCAGGTTAGTTCGACCATGCTCTTTGCAGAGCAGAAGCCCATTATACTGACATTCTTCATGTTGCGATACTGATGTCCTGGTATCCGTCTCATGCTTGAGTCTCCAGCAGAAATCAATTCATGCTTTACTCGAGTCTGTAATACCTGCATCCATAGGAACACAACACACGCTAGAGTTAAATGGTTCGACAGCATGCAGAGACTAGATATCATAGTTGAAAGCACACCctcggttcctaaatataagacgttttggcagtttaaattaaactgccaaaacgtcttacatttaggAACATAAGTAGTAGAGGAGAAGTGACTTACACCCAAGATAAAGTTCTCCAGGACAGGACAAGCATCCAGAAAATAAGCTAGAGAAAAATAATCATAGGCTGGCGAAAATCCCCCCAGCTTTCCATCATCAAGAAAGATCTGCAGGTTCTTAAGGTACAGGAGTTTGACAGCTAAGAGTGGCGTACTGAACATCTGCATATAGATGAATAGGTCTAGGTTAAATACTTCTTCCCTAAAAAAGGTTAAACATATTCCATGACACGACTACTGCTATATGAATAGTGCCTGCATCTGACAATCAAATGTACTGCTAGCCATCCTTTCAAAACAATAAAGGAAAAACTGAAGTTTGAGAATATACCTCTTCAGCCGAACATACGCTGAGGAATTCAAGATTTGGCATAATGAATGGAAGCTTGGAACGAGCATAATGAACAAGGTTAGATTCATCGACATGCAGCATTTGTAGTTCTTTCACTTGCAATAAATCTCCAACTGGAAGTTTCTCTAGGGCGCCATCAATGTGAACAGCGCAAACATTTGGAGCTTTATTCTCTATCACTTCCAGAGCTGTGCAACGAAACACTGTCAGGCAGTTGAGCCGATGTAGCAGGGAAGGTATCTTGAGGCAGATGATCTTGTCACAACGATTCAGATTCAGCTCTTCCATAGCAAGAGAGTTGGAAAGAAGGTGCCCTAACTCATCTCCCGTAATGTGCACCTGATACAGATGCAGCCTTGTCAAGCAACCAAGTCCCGCTGTGGGATGGAAAGCACAACGGTCGAGGTTAAGATGTCGAATCGAGTTTCCACTCCCATTGAGTAAAACTGAGCATGGGAAGTCGTAATTAACTGTGTTGCATCCTGCAGGCATTGAAAgtatgacttcttcaatcccaggaGTAACAGCAATCTCAAGCCACCTGTTGAGATAACTGCTGTCAAAAAAAGAACCACAGTAGTGAAGCTTGAATGTCTTCACACCACCCGAGTGTTTTCTCATAATGTGGTCAACTCTGTTGGTGAAAATCCGCCCCAGTTTATCTTCTCTGCATGTATGTCCATCCAGGCGCAGTGTTTCCATACTTAAGGTGAGGTTAGGATGGGATCTCCAGGAGCTCCGAAATGTTTGAGACACACAGCCAGCTCGAGCAGCATCAGTCAGTGGCAGCAGGGACAGTATATCATGCCAGATGTCCTGCAAACACAAGAATAGGAGAAAAGTTAACACTGGAATTGTATAGGCAAGTGGATCCTTTAACCAGGGGGAAATAGGACCATATGCAGTAGTATCACGCGCCAGGTGCTCTGTGAAACGTCTGCTGTATTAGTGTTAAATAGCAAAACAGAATGCGATTGTGGTGGGTAAATCAAGCATTACATCAAGAAATGGTTTTCTTGACAGTGTCATTAGTGGCCCTCCTAAAATGTGGCCTGTTTTATTCACTAAACAGCGGTATTACTTGTTCCTAAAAGGCATAACACTGAAGCCAATGCTCTAGTGGGAAATATGGAAGTAGGATAAAATGTGCAGAAGCACaccatctttttttttttttgccgtGAAGAAACATGTTCCAGAAAATAACTTCAACAATGTAGTGAAATATCACACTTACACTCAAGTTTATCAAAACAGATAACTTTGCCAGTTCTTGCAGTTCTGGAACTCTGAAAGTGCGTAGTTGTATGCTTCTAGGCTCATTAAGACAGTATGAGAGGAATTCTATGTAAAGTAGCTCTAGGTAGGCTTCTTAACTTGtcttgattttttttcttcagtgactAAGTTTTGACCGAAATTGCTGAACTTGTTGGCTTTAATTTTGTGATTCAGAAAAGGACAAACTAGAGACTGTGTCACTTAAGCAGCAAGAATGAAACTGACAGTAAATGTTTGGCCAGGAGGCGAATTGTGCAAAGAAGCATACAGAAGGTAGCAAGAGGGCTTCAGAGAATGTTGGAGGAAAGAACATTTGAAAGATAGAGACGTGTGAATTTAAGAAGGGAGAGTTGGACTTAAGATTGGCAAAAGCTTTGGCTTACATAATCATGGAAGAAATATCGCTTGTTCCTTCAATTAGGACCATTTGTCTTCAGATAAATAATCAAGTACTCAGAAATAATCTGTAGACTGTGCTAGTTAGGCTAGAAAGTGCCTGCTTGCCATTGAGATCATGGCTGGACTGTTTTCTGAGGCAAGGATCAGATACAAGGTTTCAGTGAGGTGACAAACCAATCTATTCAGGATGCAGAACCAATCTATTCAGAACGTGGAACAGGCAATTAAAGTGATATGAAACATATGATGACTCTGGAGAAAAGCATGGAGCAAGTTTTACCATCTTGTGGTATATACATTGTTTATTTAGATAATTCTGATATCTTTTATGACTTTGGTAATTGACAGAAAGGTAGCCACATTCATTATGCTGCTACAACTN
It encodes:
- the LOC119301998 gene encoding uncharacterized protein LOC119301998 is translated as MGLMALSRLMSMRRDRRHRKIKSRSMSIASAAKRKGSPGRQVDNPRGRKRRRYSVPDLPKDIWHDILSLLPLTDAARAGCVSQTFRSSWRSHPNLTLSMETLRLDGHTCREDKLGRIFTNRVDHIMRKHSGGVKTFKLHYCGSFFDSSYLNRWLEIAVTPGIEEVILSMPAGCNTVNYDFPCSVLLNGSGNSIRHLNLDRCAFHPTAGLGCLTRLHLYQVHITGDELGHLLSNSLAMEELNLNRCDKIICLKIPSLLHRLNCLTVFRCTALEVIENKAPNVCAVHIDGALEKLPVGDLLQVKELQMLHVDESNLVHYARSKLPFIMPNLEFLSVCSAEEMFSTPLLAVKLLYLKNLQIFLDDGKLGGFSPAYDYFSLAYFLDACPVLENFILGVLQTRVKHELISAGDSSMRRIPGHQYRNMKNVSIMGFCSAKSMVELTCHILENATSLECLMLDTVYDNREDTDGCCVKGSSGECRPIGRSMIMHAHKGLWAIEKYVAEKVPSTAKLNVKKLCSRCHKIK